AACATTTACGGAAAATTATATGATGGCAAAGCTGTATGTACTGCAATTTTTGCGTGTAGCCTGACGTCCTTCAAGTGACAGATACTTGATACGCTGTTAGAGGCTGATTGACAAGTTGGTTCGAACTCTAGACAATTGCCAAGATGCGCCTCCTGAAACGGAGATACGGAGTTGGCGGAATTAGGAATTATAGGGCAACGCGATGGTCCCAATCAATGGTTGCTTAGAGAATGATTACCGCGAATATGCTTCCACAATGCGGTGCCGTTGTGAGCGTTGGTCCAATTCTGTCCCTTGGATCGAAGGATATGCGAGATGCACTTTCAGGTTAGGATAATTCGTGAAGCTGCCTCATGTACAATGCGCTTTTGTTCTACACTCCCACAGCATCTATCGATGTCCGAAATGCAGCACTCGAGGTGATAAAATGCGCTCTTAAAAGCACCATCCACGATATGAAATAGGAAACGAGTCCGGGGCTGAGAGATAGTTTGAGTACCAATGCGAGGATTCAGAGCCAAAAGTACCCTCGCCATCAAATGAGCCAGGTTTATGACCATACCGGTGCCAAGACAGGtgagcacgagcacgagcacgacATTCATTGCCTTCAATTCAGTGCCTGACCAGTTCGTAGTCCATTTCTGGCGAGAACAGCCCATCGTTGTCTTCATGCAATCGCTCATTTTGGAGGCCCTCTCCGTTATATAATGTCAATTCTCTTGGAGACATCAATCGTATTCAGTGGACCGCCGAGATCCGGCTTTGCTCCACACTCGTTGGCAGTTGGTTGTGTAAGATGGTTCAAGAATTTCCGAAGGATTTCTAGCCATCTTAAGCCACACGAGTGGGGATTTTGGCGATCCTCGCTGCCGCCCGTGTCTCGATAGTGGCTACTTCACGATTAAACGAGAAATAGAATGAGTTGTGAGGTGACTTCTTGTATGAATGGACCCAAATAGTCATGCTGACACATGTTGAACCAAGACCCTATTTTGGAACAATGGCAACTTGTTCCGAGCTGAGTTCTGAAGAGTTGCCAGAACATGTCTATATAATGAGAGAAGATTCAGCAATGTTGAGTATTTGCAAAACAACCGTCTTGGGTTTCTACGACTCATCTCTTATTGCATTGAGCATTTGAGCTATTGGTTGACATTGAACATCGACAACGGCACGATATCCTAACTTGAGAAGCTTATTCTTCACGTTGGGGCCTATCTTGAAGCAATGGCTGCAGGCAAGATTCTGGTCACGGGCGCAGGAGGGCACCTCGGTGGTATAACGCTTGATCTGCTCCTCGAAAAACTGCCAGCTTCGCAGCTTGCCGCCATTTCGCGAGACCCTACTAATAAGCTCAAGCGCTTTGCCGACAAGGGAGTTGCGACATATAAGGCTGACTATAATGACTATGATGCGCTTCTCGCCGCGTTCCAGGGCATTGAAAAGGTCATGATGATTGGTGCGCATGCTTTCACTGATCGCATCCGACAGCACTATAATGTAGTCACCGCTGCAAGGCAAGCCGGCGTCAGGCACATCGTTTACACCTCGGTGCAGCGCCAGGAGGGGGCTGGCATCGCGATGTGGGATGTCACAGAGAGTGATACGTTTACTGAGCAGGCAATCAAAGCCAGTGGAATGGACTACACTATCATGATGCAGCCGCCCTTTCTGGAgaccttttttctttatatcGGCGCCAACGCCCTCGAAGAAGGAATCAACGTTCCCTTTGGCAAAAGCAAGTTTGCGCCCGTGACGCGCGACGACCTCGCGGCGGCCAATGTCACCGTGCTGACGGTGGAGGGACATGCGAATAAGACGTATAAGCTGAGTGGCAACGAGGCGTTTTCTTTTGCGAAGATTGCCGAAATCCTGGGCCAAGCCAAGGGCCAGAAAGTGTCTTCCAAGAACATTAGCGAGGAAGAGTATCTCAAGTGGAAAGGGTTCGAGGGCCAACCTGAGCAATTGCCACAATTCCGACTGGCTTGGGTTCGGGCGATGAATGCTGGCAATTTCGAGGAGATAACGGGCGACTTGGAGAGATTGATTGGTCGCAAGCCAACAGAGTTCCGCGATTACGTGAGATCGAATTATCCTCCTACAAAGGGACTCTTTTGACGACTAAAGTTGGAAGGATTCTCAGTTTGCAGATGACCCTTTGGAGAGTCAGTTGAGTTGGGGCGTCAGCAAAGATAGCAAATTACTTATCACAACtcattcttttcttattCAACACAGAATAATACAACTCATTACAGAACTGTATGGGTGGTTTACAAGCCACAGTTGGGCAACTCTAATCCAGGCTATCGCAAGCCATGAGAACGCCATGCCTGCGGGGAGCTCTGTTCAGCTTACACGTCCGCGGACTTGCTCGTGTCACTCTTTACAATGGCTTTGATGTAAGCCAATAGAATAAATAGCATAACTTAGTTGTATGTAATCAACAAATAAATACTTCTATATAAACCGAGGGGCTTTGTACGCGTACGATGTATACGGTCGAGATTCTTTACTCATATTGAAGCCAAATAGAGATATTCTTCAACGCATTTCGACTCCTCGCTAAGATGTCTTCAAAAATTGTCCTCATTTTGGGCTATGGACAGCGAATTGGTGCTGCCGTAGCTCGTGCTTTTGCCAGCCGCGGCTACAAAGTGGCGGTTGTCTGCCGCTCAGATAAAGTAGCGGATACTCCCGATGACTATCTCTCAATTAAAGCCGATTTATCGAACGCGTACAATGTTGAGGATGTGTTTACTCAAGTTAGAAGCAAGCTAGGGATTCCAAGCGTCGTTGTGTATAACGGTAAGGAAGTCTTTCACTCATCAACCCAAAGGATTTAAGCTGAAGTATCTTGTGGCTAGCCTTTGTACTTTCCATTCAAGGATTTGATCAGCCCTTGTCAAGTGTAATAACAGATGCGCACGTTAACACCTTTTCTGCTTATGCTGCCGCCCAACAGGCAGTCAAGGGTTTTGCGGAATTACCTTCGGATGCATCAAAAACGTTTATTTATACCAGCAATAAGCTACATATCATGACTTTGGAGCCTCTAATTTCGATGGGCATGGGAAAATCAGCAAGTGCTCATATGATTCATTATCTGTCTGAAGTTTACAATAGCTCTGGCTACAAGTATGTGCGTGCGTTCCCGGCAagatgtgatgatgctgacAATGATGTGCACAATGCAGGTTCTATCACACAGATGAGCGGGAGTCAAATGGAGAGCCAGCATATGATAAGCTAGATGCTGAGGCTCATGCAGACTTCTATATTGAATTGGCCGAAAAAAAGGATCAAGGGCCCTGGAACGCAACTTTCGTGAAAGGAAAAGGGTATGTAAAGTTTGATGAGAAACCAATCCATGGCGGCCGTTTTCCCGGCGCATGATTGTGTGAGGGCgggcttttttctttgctatGGACTTGCGACTTGCAGCAATACTCTTCTTTGTTATTCGAGAGAGCTAGCACGGTGCTGCCTGATATTAGAGCAGTAATACCCTTGGAGGAAATTTAAGACTTCTTCATCCGCATCTCCGAACAATGTATTGTCATATCATCAGAAGTATCCAGTTAATCCATCTTAACACCAAGTTTACCCACACTTCGGAGACCCCAAAGGCTTACCAAGACCGATGCAAAACCCAGCCCACAGTTATATATCCAACCAGCCTTGTAACCCCGTAACACGGCTTCATTCATATTGTGAATTTGTGAAGATGCGGTAACTTGCTGCGCAATCACTGCAGTTGTTGCAATTCCCACACTCTTTCCGATCTGAGAAAGCATCTGGAAGACGGCACCCGCCAAAGCTTGTGTCTTTGTGGGAAACGCGGACGTTACCACGAGATTGGCAATGGTATAAATGAGATCCGCTCCTAAGGGATTCATAGCCATTGCTTGAAATACTGCCCGCCAGTAATTTGGGCCATCTACACCACACAGTGTGGCTAACAGTAGCGGAGCGATGCCGCTTACAAGGCAGCCAGCCGGAACGGCAAACGAAGGCCTCAGATACGGGAGCAAGATGCCAATAGCAACATTCATCAATGCGCCGCAAATTGGTGCCGGTAAGAAATAGAGCGACGAGGTCAAAGGCGAAAAGCCGCGTACTTCCTGCAAATACAATGCCGTAAACTGCTCGCTGGCATTGAGAGATCCCCAGATTAAGAAGACAGTTACGCAGACGGTAGTGAAGGGCAAGTTCTTCCAAATGTCATTAGGGATCAAAGCTGGTCGCCCGCGTTGTTTCTGGTGATTCATCCACGCTGCAAAGGCAGGCATAAGTGCAACCCCAGCGCAGAGCATGACCAAGTTTGCCGGCTCACGTATTCTCTCGCTCGCATCAGACCCTGACAGAACAGCCAGCTCATACGACAGGAGTGCGAGTGCCATGCTAATAAGAGTACAGCCAATCCAATCAATGTCTCGTGcaagatgatggagagtcTCCCGACCCAGAGCAACACCATCTATACCTGCTGGCAATGCCCACACAGCCACCAGCAGCACGGCAACATTGAGAATCGCTGTGATGTAGAATCCCCAACGCCAGCCAATCGTACCGCTGAAGACGCCACCCAATACCAGTCCTAGTCCAAAACCCACCGCTTGGCCGCTGCCCATAGCAGCGAATGCGGCGCTGCGGCTTCGAGGGCTACTCGCAGCGGGAAAAGCGCGAGCTGCGATTCCAACAGCGCTGGGTAAACAGAAAGATGCTGCTACTCCCGCAATAGCTCGAAGAGCAATCAATTGCGAAGGACTATTTGACAATCCGGCACCTAATGCGCTTGCAGATTGCAAAAGGGCGCCGACTAGGCAAACGCGTCGACATCCGACGACATCAGCGGCACTGgcacagagaagaagcgtgCAACCGCATGCTAGAgcaaaggccgaggccgGCCAAAGCTGAAGCTCTGGAGGAAAGTTCAGGTCTGCTGCAATTACCGGAATGCAAACCGTCAATAACCCAGCCAAGAGATTGCTGATGCCACTAATGCATGTgatgcagaagatgatggcaa
Above is a genomic segment from Trichoderma breve strain T069 chromosome 6, whole genome shotgun sequence containing:
- a CDS encoding nmrA-like family domain-containing protein, whose amino-acid sequence is MAAGKILVTGAGGHLGGITLDLLLEKLPASQLAAISRDPTNKLKRFADKGVATYKADYNDYDALLAAFQGIEKVMMIGAHAFTDRIRQHYNVVTAARQAGVRHIVYTSVQRQEGAGIAMWDVTESDTFTEQAIKASGMDYTIMMQPPFLETFFLYIGANALEEGINVPFGKSKFAPVTRDDLAAANVTVLTVEGHANKTYKLSGNEAFSFAKIAEILGQAKGQKVSSKNISEEEYLKWKGFEGQPEQLPQFRLAWVRAMNAGNFEEITGDLERLIGRKPTEFRDYVRSNYPPTKGLF
- a CDS encoding short chain dehydrogenase domain-containing protein, which produces MSSKIVLILGYGQRIGAAVARAFASRGYKVAVVCRSDKVADTPDDYLSIKADLSNAYNVEDVFTQVRSKLGIPSVVVYNAFVLSIQGFDQPLSSVITDAHVNTFSAYAAAQQAVKGFAELPSDASKTFIYTSNKLHIMTLEPLISMGMGKSASAHMIHYLSEVYNSSGYKFYHTDERESNGEPAYDKLDAEAHADFYIELAEKKDQGPWNATFVKGKGYVKFDEKPIHGGRFPGA
- a CDS encoding major facilitator superfamily domain-containing protein; its protein translation is MSPSPVTSAIELNTAPNPTATIFSELSQPIEHAEPQILVSKSRTVAIIFCITCISGISNLLAGLLTVCIPVIAADLNFPPELQLWPASAFALACGCTLLLCASAADVVGCRRVCLVGALLQSASALGAGLSNSPSQLIALRAIAGVAASFCLPSAVGIAARAFPAASSPRSRSAAFAAMGSGQAVGFGLGLVLGGVFSGTIGWRWGFYITAILNVAVLLVAVWALPAGIDGVALGRETLHHLARDIDWIGCTLISMALALLSYELAVLSGSDASERIREPANLVMLCAGVALMPAFAAWMNHQKQRGRPALIPNDIWKNLPFTTVCVTVFLIWGSLNASEQFTALYLQEVRGFSPLTSSLYFLPAPICGALMNVAIGILLPYLRPSFAVPAGCLVSGIAPLLLATLCGVDGPNYWRAVFQAMAMNPLGADLIYTIANLVVTSAFPTKTQALAGAVFQMLSQIGKSVGIATTAVIAQQVTASSQIHNMNEAVLRGYKAGWIYNCGLGFASVLVSLWGLRSVGKLGVKMD